The genomic segment GCGCGATCGTCCCGTTCGAGCGTCGCACGCCAGATCGCGTCGGCCGGATACGCGCAGCCCAGCAGCCGCGCAGCCGGATGCGGCCGCAGCCGAAGCGCGCGCAGCGCCGGCGCGCCGAGCCCCGCGAGGCGCGCGAGATCGAGCGCCGCGGCGTCCGGTGCATGCAGCGCGAGATTCACTTGCCATTCGAGACGCGCGACGTCGGCCAGATACGGCACCGAAGCGGCCTGCGGCATCCGCGCGAGAAATTCGGGAAAGCCCGCGCCGTACTCGTCGAGCCACGCGCTCGCCGGCGGCGACGAACCGGCGAACCGGCGGGCCGCGCCTGCGAAGAACGCCGCGCCGACCACCCGCTCGGTCGCCGGGAACGCGAGCCGCAGCGCATTCAGCAGCACGCTCGCGGAGGTGTTCCGGTAGACGCGAAGACGCGCGTCCGGCGCGAGGCCGTCCGGCAGCACCCAGTCCGCCGCGCCCGCGCCCGCGCCCGCGCCAACGTCAGCGTCAGCGTCAGCGCCCGACAGGCTGCGACGAACGGCTTGCTGCAATTCAGCCAGCGTAGGCGGCCGCGCTCGCATCGCGCACCTCCTCCAGCGCCGACTCGGCGATCGCCGCTTCCCGCATCAACGTGCCGAGGGGCGGCACATCGTTGTCCCATTCGATCAGCGTCGGCACCGCGCCGAAGCGGCGCAGCGCGATGCGATACAGCGCCCAGACCTCGGGCGCGACGCGCGAGCCGTGGTCGTCGATGCGCAGCACGCGGCCGCCGCCGAGCGGCGTCACGCGATGGCCGGCCAGATGTATCTCGCCGACCGAGGCGGGCGGCAGCGCCGCCAGATAAGTCAGCGGGTCCCAGCCGTGGTTGCACGCGCTCACGTGGATGTTGTTGACGTCGCAAAGAATGCCGCAGCCGGTGCGCCGCGCGAGCGCCGCGAGGAATTCCCATTCGGGCATCGTCGAATGCGCGAACCGCAGATAGGTCGAGGGGTTCTCGACGAGAATCCGTCGACCGAGCGCCGTCTGCACCTGATCGACGTGGCGGCTCACGACGTCGAGCGCCTCGTCGGTCATCGGCAGCGGCAGCAGATCGGCGAGATACGCGCCGCCCACCGCGCTCCACGCGAGATGCTCGGACACGAGCGCCGGCTGGAAGCGCGCGACCGCGTCGCGCACGCGCGCCAGGTGCACGGCGTCGATCCCGTCGGCGCTGCCGAGCGACAGGCCGACGCCGTGCAGCGACAGCGGGTAGTCGCGCCGGATCGCATCCAGCACGCGCGGCGCCGCGCCGCCGCCCATGTAATTCTCGGTGTGCACTTCGAACCACGCGACGGCGGGCCGGCGCCTGAGCACCGTCCGATGATGGCGAAAACGCAAGCCGATGCCCGCCCGCGCCGCAAGCGCGCCGGCCGGGGCGCCGCCGCGCGGCGCGGGCATCGGCGTCGAACCCGTGCTCATGATCGGAGGACGCGCGTCAGCCCGCCTTCAGCGTGCCGCCCGCGATCTTGCTGCAATCGCCCGCGGGAAGCAGCACGAACGATTGGGGATCGCGCGCCCGGCTCGCCTGCCCCGCGCACGAATGCGCGCCCTCAGCGCAGTCGTTCTTCGCGACCGCGTTGACGCCGTAACACTTTTCGAGCTTGTTTTGCGCCATCCTTGCCATGTTGTCCTTGACGATCTGCGGCATGCCGCTCGTGTCCTTCATGCCCTGCGCCGCGGCGGGCGCGGCCTGCATCGCGAGCGCGACGCCGATCGCCGCGGACAGCGACGAAACGCTCAAAGCGGATCTGCTCATGGTGTCTTCTCCTGAAAAGGCGGTTGCGATCGCGGGATGCGACCTTGTCAGAAACTTCGCTCCGGCGCGACAAAAGGTTACGCGGCGCGATACGGATTTCCTGCGTCGCGCCGCCGCCTCCGAGCGTGGACGACCATGACCGACGACATCCGACATGACGGCGCGCGACTCCGGACGAACGAGCCGGACGCCGCCCCGAGCGCGCCAGACGACGCCTGCGCGCGGCCCGCGATCCGCGCGGACGGCTCGCCCGACTGGTCGACGCTGATGGCGCGCGCGCAGGCGGGCGACCGGGACGCGTACCGGCGCCTGCTCGCGAGCGTCACGCCGTATCTGCGGCGCTTCGCGGCGCGGCACGGCGTCCACGCGGACGCCGTCGAGGACGTCGTGCAGGACATCCTGATCACCGTCCACGAGGTGCGCCGCACATACGACCCCGGCCGGCCGTTCGGCCCGTGGCTCGTGGCGATCGCGGGCCGGCGCGTGGTCGACGCGCTGCGGCGCTCGGGACGCGCCGCGGCCCGGGAGGTCCCGCTCGATCCGGAGCATGAAACCTTGCCCGCCGCCGGAGCGAATCTCATGGAAGAAACCGCCGACGCCCGGACGCTGCGCGACATGCTGGGCCGGCTGCCGGCCGGACAGCGCGACGCGATCCGATTGCTGAAGCTCGAGGAAATGTCGTTGAAGGAGGCGGCGCTCGCGACCGGGATGACCGTCGCCGCCTTGAAGGTCGCCGTGCATCGCGGGATCGCGACGCTGCGCAGGCTGCTGCAAGAACGCGAGGAGGAGCGCCGATGAGGTCCACCGACGAACTGATCGAATCGCTCGTCGACGACGCCGCGCCCGTCCGGCGCCTGCGCGCGCCGGCGTGGCGGGCGGCCGGCTGGCTGCTGTTCGCCGCCGCGCTGCTCGCCTGCGTGGCCGTCGCGCACGGCGCGAGGCCCGATCTGCCGCTCAGGCTGCACGAGCCGCTGTTCGCGACGCGCGTGGCCGCCGCGGCGGCGACCGGCGTGCTGGCGGCCGTCGCGGCGTTCGTGGTCGGCGTTCCGGGGCGTTCGCTGCGCTGGCTGCTGTTGCCGATGCCCGCGTTCGTCGCCTGGATGTCGACGATCGGCTACGGGTGCCTCACGGACTGGGTCGAGATCGGTCCGGCCGGCATATCGGCCGGCGAGACGCTGCGCTGCTTCGCGACGTTGACGCTCGTCGGCGCGCCGTTGTCGCTCGCGCTGCTGCTGATGTCGCGCCACGTCGCGCGGCTCGCGCCGGCGCCCGCGGCGGCCGCGGGCGGTCTCGCGGTGTCCGCGCTGTCCGCCGTCGCGCTCTCGCTGCTCCATCCGATCGACGCGACGGCGATGATCCTCGTGTGGAACGTCGGCGTGGCGGCGCTCCTGTCGCTGGCCGGCGCGCGGTATGGGCGCGGCCTGCTCGGATGGGCTTCGCGATGAGGATCGGGCGGCATGGCCCGCGGGGAGCGATCGCGAACGCGTTATGATGGGCGGCTTTTCATCAGATCATTCGTGGTTCTCTTCATGTCCG from the Burkholderia humptydooensis genome contains:
- a CDS encoding HvfC/BufC family peptide modification chaperone — translated: MRARPPTLAELQQAVRRSLSGADADADVGAGAGAGAADWVLPDGLAPDARLRVYRNTSASVLLNALRLAFPATERVVGAAFFAGAARRFAGSSPPASAWLDEYGAGFPEFLARMPQAASVPYLADVARLEWQVNLALHAPDAAALDLARLAGLGAPALRALRLRPHPAARLLGCAYPADAIWRATLERDDRALAAIRLDDAPVHLLAQRTEAGIEVLRLDEADWRVASALFAGEPLGAALANAPGVGGHALFAALLSRGCFADSPAQSGGVGPIDGGMRS
- a CDS encoding NrsF family protein produces the protein MRSTDELIESLVDDAAPVRRLRAPAWRAAGWLLFAAALLACVAVAHGARPDLPLRLHEPLFATRVAAAAATGVLAAVAAFVVGVPGRSLRWLLLPMPAFVAWMSTIGYGCLTDWVEIGPAGISAGETLRCFATLTLVGAPLSLALLLMSRHVARLAPAPAAAAGGLAVSALSAVALSLLHPIDATAMILVWNVGVAALLSLAGARYGRGLLGWASR
- the bufA1 gene encoding BufA1 family periplasmic bufferin-type metallophore, with amino-acid sequence MSRSALSVSSLSAAIGVALAMQAAPAAAQGMKDTSGMPQIVKDNMARMAQNKLEKCYGVNAVAKNDCAEGAHSCAGQASRARDPQSFVLLPAGDCSKIAGGTLKAG
- the bufB gene encoding MNIO family bufferin maturase, with product MPAPRGGAPAGALAARAGIGLRFRHHRTVLRRRPAVAWFEVHTENYMGGGAAPRVLDAIRRDYPLSLHGVGLSLGSADGIDAVHLARVRDAVARFQPALVSEHLAWSAVGGAYLADLLPLPMTDEALDVVSRHVDQVQTALGRRILVENPSTYLRFAHSTMPEWEFLAALARRTGCGILCDVNNIHVSACNHGWDPLTYLAALPPASVGEIHLAGHRVTPLGGGRVLRIDDHGSRVAPEVWALYRIALRRFGAVPTLIEWDNDVPPLGTLMREAAIAESALEEVRDASAAAYAG
- a CDS encoding sigma-70 family RNA polymerase sigma factor, giving the protein MTDDIRHDGARLRTNEPDAAPSAPDDACARPAIRADGSPDWSTLMARAQAGDRDAYRRLLASVTPYLRRFAARHGVHADAVEDVVQDILITVHEVRRTYDPGRPFGPWLVAIAGRRVVDALRRSGRAAAREVPLDPEHETLPAAGANLMEETADARTLRDMLGRLPAGQRDAIRLLKLEEMSLKEAALATGMTVAALKVAVHRGIATLRRLLQEREEERR